ttatacagatatagcataagcgtataatcagagtgtgtgaatatgtctccccctgagattaacaatccccctgaaataaatactagaagaatttataaataaaatacttccctgagtatttttcatttcagcagagactctcactttgcctagaacttcagaaaattcagagcttctgcttcttgcttccataggacagcttcagagctttgaatttcttcttagttgtcatagcatgcttgatttaatcagaacattcttgaatgtatcagagcatcatcagagtatctttacatcctgaaatgattcagaacatactagacaaaaaatatcagaacatgaatgtatcagagTCATAATGTGAATGTATTAGAACATTGTTGATAActattatgtatcagagcattcatGAATGAATAGCATTTATCAGAGCATATAAGatgaagaaaatgtatcagagcatattctcAACCGAGAACATCAGAGCATTCTACGAATgactatcagaacattcttcttcttgcttctgatcttgaagcttcatagcacaaATCTTGCTTCAaattttccaagaacatgcttctttaggATTGCCtttcccatgtatttgcttctcatgttgagctttatcAGAATATCTTCAtacctgcaaaaaatctcaaagacatagaacttgcaaataatgttaggaatgttgagacttaatcccagcaactgatatagtaaatcaaagtcaattatcacgtttctccccctttttttcataacatcaaaaagcattaaaaagattcaaatgataaaacaacataaagagaaaaagataatatttcattgattaacaaaatatatcagaagaATACAAAaaagatagaagcagatgcaagaaacagatgcaagaaacaagaaaacatctaagaccaagacacactacgactagcctggtttagaaactatcttggccagaaggttttgaatctcaaaGGTGCTTTCTGTCTGCTTCTTCATAAAAGATCTGAATTCATCGTGAGTTTCCTCATGCctgtccagacgagaagcaatatcagcttgattatgttgaagagccttcatggtgttcaccagaacagaaggtccagTAGAAGAAACATCAATGCTATTATCCAGAATATTAGGAATCTCAACAGCAGCATCCACCATaagaacatcagcttgattttcctgaagaggaggttgcatagcaggatgattctctaTGGTTTGTTTCTCACACTAGCTTCTTCTTCAGAAGCATCATCAGTATACACAGGAGAAGGGATTTCAGAATCTGAATTCTCTAGAGCCAGAAGAATTTCAGCCAAGTTCTTAGGAGGTGTATGAGCAACAAGTTCTAGAGGGTATTCAACTTccggatataccatatctggtgccttagcagagggattctcccttaaccagttgaataagaacttaaaatctccagtcagaacatggagagaaggcttccacacaaccatagccaaaggatgaacttcttcaagctcatcaacgaattctttctcttcaagagatttcctgTTCTTGATGTGGCAGAAATAACAGTATTCATAATCCCTTAGAAACTCACAAGGACTAGGAGCTTTTGCTTCACAtttcttctgaagcttcagaaggtcaCAATTGAACTCCCTTCTGAAAGCTCTCCAAAGACCTTTTGTAGCAGCATAATCCATCCTGGCATTATGTGCAATCTTCAAGGCTTCTAGTCCTGTCTGTACCTTtggtttcaaaaattcaaaacttacaccaaCAGATAGTTCAGGGTTAGGGGTTTTGAATTTGGTGGATGAGGAATCTGGATACAGAATaaagtagggttcaggttctctatcaagagaaagcaatgattctgcttcatcctTATATTCTAGGTTAACAAAAATAGGGTCAGGACGAGGTTTGGGGGAATAGTTATAAGCACGGAACAAATCATGTAACGAATCAGAATTTGGAGATTCTGATGCATTTATATTGACAGGTTCATAGTTtaaatgaggaggaggttgagagatggagatatttgtgtgagggggtaagagggtttgaaggggtggAACATCTAGAATGGGTTCAGAATATGAGTGGTCAGAAGGAATATTGGttttgggtgaaggaggaggggtaagaactttggtggttgaaggtgatttggtggaggctttttctggttgaataTCTGGTTGAGATGGTTTtagaacttctgttggtacataTTTTGAAATAACAACAGGAacagaaccaggttcagaaataGACACACCTTTAGATTTCTTGTGAGATCTTTCAGAATCAGCTTCAAGTCTCTTTCGCTTCTTCCTCTCATAACCAGCCTTCAGCTTGCCTAGAGCaatttctctcttcttctcagcttccttcttctcttcttctgcctgatttacttcttcattcttcttctgTTCTCCTTCAACAGTCTCCTTttcaactttctttttcttcttcttcttatctttctttttcttcttcttctctacgtCCTTCTCATCATTATTCCCATCATCCGTCTTATCAgtctttttcctcttcttcttattTTCAGCTTCCTTCTCatcattcttattttctttttccacAACAGCTTTTGTTTTCTCTTCAGCAACTTTCTCTTCAGTACTCTTCTCCTTACTAACAGAAAGAACATCTTGcttacgctttgtccttctttctttttgaGAGGCAGCTTATGGGAAATCTTCTACAATACCATCCTTGGTAGATGGAAGCTTCTGCCTGCTTGTCCTCATCTTAGTATCCATAGAACCATCCTGTTTGAGACCATTAAGGTAATGAACCTTAACTTCTGGCAGTTCATTTAGAAATAACAACTCAAACTCATCAAGAACTGGACCTCTTCTGTTTCTAACATTTAGATCTAGTTTAGGAGCATGATCAACAGCTTGAATAAGacccattttcttcaaagaatgacCATTCAGAACACTCCCAATGATGGTGTAAGGATCTTCAACTATTCCAGCTTTTTCCAactcttcaaccatcttggtttgaaccagaagattggtaatgaTCCTCCCAATTAGTTCTTCCAGGAAGGGCACCAGTGATTCCATCCAAACCATCAAGACCATACAGTTTCCTTATCAgtttctcagtcacaacaacttcatgccctagcacgaaggagatgatagcagttgaagtaaccgttgcatgagtccagaaatccttaaccaatataggataaactggtccaatcaacctttcaaagtagtttgaccatTCTTGTATCAGCATAacagttttggttttgaaatcatgtgccataagattttcaaaatccaccattgtttcgcaGAGAACCTCCAGTTCATTAAACACGACTTCAAAGGAGTAAATGCATATCGCTTTTGATAAACTTGTTGTTGCGATGATACTTTGCATTGAATGTTCGAAGAAGAAGCCATGGATTCACACTGAGATTCAGGTttagtaactagggtttatgcaagatAAGAGAGATGAACAAGAATAGACCACAaacaaagagagagaatgtaaaaagatgaaatgttatggagatgagtttatataggcacaaatttgaaatgaaatgcaatatgtttcTGAATGAACAAGATTGCAGAAAATGAAATGCATTTAATGACGTTAGggcaaaacgtgatatttgaaatgatttgcaaagTTACCTagaccttgaacttctggaattctgtgaacacctcagtcttaaacttgataagtgttacccatgtcattcttgtgaactcatccacaaaagacacaaaatacctatttcctccaagtgaaggttctggaaatggtccacacacatcagagtgcactactcccaaagcatgctttgctcttggagcaacttctgatacaaatggaaatctgggttgtttgcctttcatgcatacctcacatgacttctcaggcttcacaatctttggaatgccacgtacgagcttcttagaacttagatgccccagacttctatagttcaagtgccccaacctcttatgccacagcttactatccccttctgagccttcagcactcagacactttgtttcagctgtttctacattcaccttgaatgttctgttgcttccctgttcagattgcataatcaacttctgattggaatcatacaacatcaagaggttgttcttcataacaactgagaaacctttctcaatgagctgacctacactcatcagattgcttctgattccaggaacataccaaacatccttgatcagaatagtctttccattcttcactttgactttgacatttctcATACCTTCTTCATAAAGGTACTTATCATcaacacatctgatctttgtcctccttttagagtcaaagtctatcagccattgtttgtttccagtcaagtgatttgaacacccagtgtccatataccaccactctgacaaacatcttccgtcagactctgaagccatcaatagcacaagtTCATCATCTGAagctcctctggctatatttgcttcttctgatctcctttctttgtttgccaaacagtctctagcaaaatggccaaactatttgcaacagtaacattgaactttcttcttatcctttcccttctgatatctcttctcatcagaagttgaggcttccttctggaatctatcaccacgtctatgcttctggtccttcttgacaaaagaagccttcagagcttgctcaaattctctctcaaaagttctctcagtcagacgcaactcttgtgcttctaaactgctttgcaactcttctattctcatggtttccagatctgtagaatgttcaatagatacaacaatataatcaaattgaggagtaagtgacctcaatatcttttctatgattacttgttcagaaagggtttctccacaagccttcatatcattagtgatcaaaatcactctagagatatactcagagactttctcattgttcttcatgttgagattctcatattgctttctcaaggattgaagcttcaccttcttcactgatacgtcaccaccgtaacacctgaccagtatatcccacgcctcctttgacatcatagaatcagcaatcttctcaaacacattcacatccacacactgatggatgaagaacaacgccttttggtctctcttcttcgtctctctctgcgcttctctttgttcttccgttgcatccgctgcaaccggaacatatcctccagtgacaagatctagaacatcttgagcaccaaataatacacgcatttgaatcatccatctattctagTTTTTActatcaagaactggaagtttggtattcaaattgcttccactcatctttaagcTTGTGCAGACAAAACAGATTTTACTCACACTCACAGTGTTTCCAAACCCACAAACAGCCAAGAGAAAAATGTGAtttaacacaactttgtttccctgaaacaaaatcaatcacacagtcacacaaactcacattcactcgtgtttccctgtgtttgaaatcggagctctagataccaattgttggtgcacaatgaataaaaatgatgacaaagagaatgaaCAAAAGGAATAACGGCGCAATGATTAATGAGAGAATAAATTTgtatattctacttgcgttgttaataaatgatagctactacaagactatttatacaaaagaaaattgccACCTAAGCCCTAACAGACTAATCTTAATGAACAAGTTTAGGGTACAAACAGTACAgcactacaaaatactaaagtacccttactaactaaatagctaagctaacgggacccagaaggtagaacttctggtcaacactatcttctgagtaaccatcaaaagatcagcccacatcagaacttctgatgttcatcttctgagtattgaattactcttcaataaatATGTTGCATGGACGAGGTCATCCAATAAAGGGTTCAACTTGGCTTTAGAGGCAAGAGACCGACTTAATTGCAAATCACATAACtattttgatgaaggattacaTAAAAGAACAAGATAGTAAATGGCTATTATGATGTAACATACATAAAAACGCAAACCATGATAGCATGAGTAAAGGGATATGTTTATAAATACACCCGAAGAGGACCAATAAGAGGCGTTTCTTATTCATACAACACATATAATGAGGCTTTTCTTGTTCATCTCAAGTAGAGTAAAAAATATAGGATATATCATAGTAAAAATATcaactttatttttatatttgaggTTCTACCTCCATGTAAGCATTTAGTCGTGCAATTTGAATATCAAGGTATATATTGTTATATTCTCGTGGACAATTGTAAAATGATTATTAGTATCATTTTAACTTTTTTagattttctccatttttttactaataaaaaaattgactcctttttcttctttctctcgtACATATAAGCCATGttcaatttattaatattttgtctTCAGGCTGAAATTCTAGAATAAAACACGAATTATAAATGACATTTACACattatttgataaattaatttatacattaatattttgtcatatatatatatatatatatatatatatatatatatatatatatatatatatatatatatatatatatatatatatatatatatatatatatataaaaggagcatatcaagtgagagcatttttaaatgagagatgagaggaaaaaatattaaccattggattcatcaagagagagaatgttctcaatatatatatatatatatatatatatatatatatatatatatatatatatatatatatatatatatatatatatatatatatatatataggagcgtatccggtgagaactaatatttatgtgagaaacaagaactattaatatcaatcaTTGTATTTCATTAACGTTTaagattaaattttttaatatgaagATCACCTCACTGAATTTTATCTGTTATGCTCAATATTTAAACTTTCCATATGATGAGATTGTTactgaaaataatttttataaatatacttaattttaggatataaatataaaatataattcaaactaatttagtatttttatttgaaattaaattgatctaaaactataataatgtttttcaagactaaaaacataatccaaaaataatttttaaaaaataaaataaattttaaaataatcataaacATAAATTGTATACTCATCttactattattaaaattatttttaaataaatatgtcataaatttctttaaaaatctcaactcttaaaaattaattaaattaaaaagcaattttagcatatgataaaattttatttttataatttattttaataaattaattgttgTAGACTTACTTTGAAAATCAAACAAGCCTCCCAATGTTTAATACCAATTTAATCATCGTataaaattttgtaaatattATGAAGTaagaaatttatatatatatatatatatatatatatatatatatatatatatatatatatatatatatatatatatatatatatatatatatatatatatatatatatatatatatatatatatatatatatatatatatatatataatttaaagaaTGAGCTATGTCATTAGTGTAagattttttttagtaaattttagtacgataattaaattgttattaaaatattGGAAGACTTGTTTGGTTTTAATGTAAGTTTACAACcattaatttatcaaaataatttataaaagtaaaattatataatatgcaatatagatttttttttaaattaaactaattttaaagagataatatttttaaagaaatttgtatgacatagttttatttaaaaataatttaaatactaGTAAGATGAGTAAACAAtttatgtttttgatttttttaaaactaattttatttttcagaatttttattttggaaaaatttCAGGATGAGCTAAGTGATTattgtaaaataaattttattacgaTGATTAAATTGTTAATAAAACATTAAGAGGCTTGTTTGGTTTTCAAAATAAGTCTGCAacaatttatttatcaaattaaattataaaaatataattttataatatgcaagatataattttaaaataatttttttaatttaattaatttttaagagttaatatttttaaagaaatttatgacatatttatttaaaaataattttaatactagtaagatgagttttatgattattttaaaaaaattattttgttattatgtttttattcttgaaaaatatttatagttttagataattttaatttcaaataaaaatactaaatatatttaaattgtattttatatttatatcctaaaattaagtatatttaaaaaatttattttaataatgattaattcATCAAGTAAAATTATTTTCAGTTAGAATCTCTTCATATGGAAAGTTTAAATATTGACCATAACAGATAAAATTCAGTGAGGTGATCTTCATATTAAAAATTTTAGATCTTAAACGTTAATGAAATCAaacgattgatattaatagttctcgtttctcacataaatattagttctcaccggatacgctcttatatatatatatatatatatatatatatatatatatatatatatatatatatatatatatatatatatatatatatatatatatatatatatatatatatatatatatatatatatatatatatatatatatatatatatatatatatatatcaagtgaataaaattaagcaaatactaatatctctttaattttcatatttcttCAAAAATAGACCAAAAcaaaaaattacatttttaattttaactttgagAAGACTCTAAAAACAATAAAGTGAAACACCTACAATTATTTGGTTATCTAATAATGAGGGTGATTGGAGTGGTTCCACTGCATGAAGTTCTCATCAATGACGTTCTCATCAATAGGAAGATATTGAGAGGGAAGTTGATAATTCAATTGAGTTGAATTAGCATCCACACCATTAAAGCTAGTAGGCATATGAAAAACATTGTTGTTATTACTGTTGTTGTCAGATTCATATGCTACATGATTAACATTAGTGATGCCACCATCAACATATATTGGTCCACCCTCTTCATTTTCTCGAACATTTCTATTGGAGGAGATTGCCCTGTGGAACAAAGTTGTCCAAACAAGAGTAGCATTAATCAAAATAACACCAGCAGCCTTAACCTTTCCACCAACAATTCCACCAAATACATATCCATTAGGACTAGAGAAATATACGGTAAAAGAGGAACATGGTGGatcagttatgaattttcgaggaGGACATTCACAATTTGGATTTATATATGTTCCAAATAGAGATGTCATATGCACGGGTCCTTCGATGGGTAATAATGGGACACGTGATACTGGATCAAGAAAGGTAATGTTAGAAATAAGACCGAAACCCCTCGACACTATTATGTTAGCTTGACGTTGTTGAGCATACTTGATTATATGCTCCACAATATCTTCTCCAAGTGGGATTTGAAGTGTAACTACTTCTGTGAAGGTTTCCTTGTCTTCCTCGACAATGACGCGTGCTTTGGGCCTGTTCTTAGAGCCCAAAGGTCTACCCATTCGTTTTTTGGTGGAGGATTTGGGAATGACCTTTGGTGGATCTTGACGGAGATCCATATACCTATCAGAGGACAgttgtgaagatgatgatggtggCATCACCAATGTGTCATTGTTGTTGGTGGTGGTAGTGGTGTGAGAGACCATGATCTCGTTGTTGCCTTCCACCATGGTAAAAGGGTTATCTGAGTGTGTAGAAAAAATACTAAGGTTGTTTTCTGAGGAATCATTGTTAGAGTTTGGAGGGTTAGAATTTGAGGGAAAAGATGTGGATGAAAATTCTTTGTGTGCCATTATTAAGGATATATGTTTTATGAGATGAGAATAACAATGTGGTAGTGTATTTATAGTAGTTTCAAATGTGGGAGATGTAGATCTTACCCATTGAAATTTCAAGTTGAATTGTATTTTCCTTCTAGATTAACTATGGATTGTAACTTTTCCTCTAGATAATCTATTAGGTAAAAAAAGCTAGTCGTTTAAGGAGGGAAAATACTCTTACACTA
The Vicia villosa cultivar HV-30 ecotype Madison, WI linkage group LG6, Vvil1.0, whole genome shotgun sequence genome window above contains:
- the LOC131613388 gene encoding AT-hook motif nuclear-localized protein 15-like — translated: MAHKEFSSTSFPSNSNPPNSNNDSSENNLSIFSTHSDNPFTMVEGNNEIMVSHTTTTTNNNDTLVMPPSSSSQLSSDRYMDLRQDPPKVIPKSSTKKRMGRPLGSKNRPKARVIVEEDKETFTEVVTLQIPLGEDIVEHIIKYAQQRQANIIVSRGFGLISNITFLDPVSRVPLLPIEGPVHMTSLFGTYINPNCECPPRKFITDPPCSSFTVYFSSPNGYVFGGIVGGKVKAAGVILINATLVWTTLFHRAISSNRNVRENEEGGPIYVDGGITNVNHVAYESDNNSNNNNVFHMPTSFNGVDANSTQLNYQLPSQYLPIDENVIDENFMQWNHSNHPHY